A window of Nicotiana sylvestris chromosome 8, ASM39365v2, whole genome shotgun sequence genomic DNA:
AAAATTCAAGTATAACTGGGTCAATGGCAGGATTAaatcccaaagtaaagggataagtataaacgaaagagAATCCAATTCTGAAAGAAGAAATTCTCTGGTTTGGGGCAGGAATCATCATACGAAGATTATCTCTCCAATTACAATCTTTCCTAACAGTGGGAATCACAAGTTCAGTTATTAAAGAAGGATAGGTGTcagctttttctaaatttttaacttGTTCTTGGAGAGATCTTCTATCATTCCCAAAAGATAAATCATTGGGTACGATTTCTTCAACTAAAGGTTCCTGAGTAGGTtcagaaagttctttacctttagaagagggggtctttgggatagaactcctaataccaaaagaagaagaagcagaaccaGATGAACCACCACGAGTGGATCCTAGGCTCAAGctccgaagcctacctcctctgcctctcCTATGTCTTACGGGGGCATTGGGGAAGTGATCTAGAATTGAAacttttctagggttagggtttggagatgacattgttgaagaaggatgaactaaaggggagaaaaagcaaaagtgaataataaattgcttgttgaagatctatgaagaagaagacaaaagaaagagggttaaatatgtttataatgacaaccgtcaaacttagaagtgtaatgatggaaagcctataataaaggcaactatcacttcgtgaatagtgggaATGAAGAAGCCTTGAAAAAAGGGCGCAGAATTGCAGAACTAATCAGAAAGTGACACGTGTGTAGAGCATTAAATAAAAGGTGACACGTATGCAAAGCATTAATTAGaagggacaattgaagcgtcagtactgtcatagtattaattacggcaaaaattccatttttatgaagatccacttcccagatatttaattgataaataaatgaaaagtggggggactatctgtattgggaaaaaaccaaatttacattgaaggtgacgtggcatgacacgaggattggtcaaatggtcaaaacatgatgatcagttaagaggcacgagtgacaacagatacggggaaaggaaagctaaataggcacgagaggcaattcgaataatacaagcttcgtacctatttaggtcatttaaagccaagagatcagaaggcattgaagacatggatatgatgacgaaaaggagtccaaattcaatattaaatacccaatacgttagagaattggtattaaataggaatgattgtgtaacgtcttatttaatatcatttattgcGCATAATTATCTCATTAAGACTAAGGTATTACTCATTTacttagaatcaactataaaaggaggaggtctcgtcatttgtaaggacagagGATATCATCAACATTACATTGGAATACAAACATATTTACTGCTTATTTGTCattctcaaaaagtctattatttctttttcgtctcctgattatcagtagcccgaatttctatatgtctttagctttgaccaaagaatcatatttttggttaaacaacgATATGTTCTGTTTATTCTCAACGTTTAGCATGAAATGGTCTGTTTATGTCTCAGCAGTGACAGTGAAATTTTCTTATATTTTGGTGGTTTCGATCTTAATTATTGTCCAGTAGCTTACCTCCGAGTAGATAGTGCAGAAACTGCTTGGCGTTGAAATTATGGCCTTGTTTTCATCCAAAACCAAGTGATGATCAAGTGATAACATCAGCCCAAGAGGTTGATGCTTGCCTTGATTTGTTTCACTTAATTTCTCCTCCTTATTATCCATGTTACAACTCTCAACACCTTTCCAGCTATATATAAATACATAATCAAGTGTATCTTCTCATTTATGGGGAATTATCTACCATGAAACTGAAACATGAAAGTGGGGGGTAAGAAGTCGGCAAATAAAAAATTTAGGGAAGAGGGGTGAAACAACCAGGTACAACAGATGATTCTGGTGCCTAGCTGTTAATAGAGTTTGGCGAAGTTTAGGCCTTTGCAGCTTGAACTGGAGCTGCAGCTCTGCTGGCAACGATCTGCTCGTAGAGGTCTCTGATCTTCAAACCGACAATGGTCTGGAAGAAACCTGTTCCATTGTTGCTACCAGGGAAATCAGCATGCTTCAACATTTGTTGAGTAACTTCACCATAGAATTTGGTGGAGAGGTTGCTCAAATGGCTCTCTACATAGATGAGCTCATCTAGTCTGTCAAATTGGCCATCCATCTCCAAGACAGATACCTGTAAGTTGGAAGAAAAGCAGATGATGAAAATCAGGCATGATTTCTGGAAAAATAGCTGAGCAATGGTACAGACCCACTTTCTGCGTTAGCCAGGTAATTTCTTGTATGTTGTCTTTAAAGAAGTATGACATATCATTGCAATGTACCGAAAAGAAGCTTAGCTTTAAGGGTTCTTTTGGTGTTTCTTTTTCTATACATATAGTAGATTGTATAACGAAATATTCCAGCCTAAACTCCACCTTTGTTAGCTTGCTCACATTGCCAAGCCTGGATAAAGGATGGTTGGTAGGTTGACAACTAGCGTAAACCTAGTTAATTCATGTTGAATCAACCATCTAATGTACCATGTCAATGGTTTAGAAACTACAAGACATAATTAGTGATTGATTACTATAATCAAGAATTAAGCATATACGTACCTCATTGCCAAAGTAGGTGTCAGGGCCATAGGTGAACTTGATACCAGGGTAAGAACAAGTCAACTTCCTACCACAAGGAATCCATGAGATGGTGGAGCCTTCATCAAACAGGTAAACCGGGTTGAAGTTCTTCACTCCTTCCTTCATTATCATTCTCACTCTCAAAACTTTGCCTTCATTGTCATCCGGGATCAGCTGAGTTGGGAGCACTTCAATTACTGCATCTGCATATTGCTTTTGTGGGTCTGCACCaaagaaagaaacaaacaaaTTTATTAATCTTACTATTTATCTTCATTCTGAATATTTACGACTATGCTAATATCAAGGCAAATTAAGTAGTGCACCAATGTAAGCATCAAAATCTGGCTTCCTGGCTTCAATACTGGCCTTAATGCTCTCAAGGCTGTGCCCTCTCTCAGCCATATCCCTCTGCATTTCAAGAAAAAACACCCTTAGGTTAAAAGGAAACCATTGCCATTCATCTTTCCAGGGTTGATTTCAATAGTCACTGAACTTCACCTACCATAAAGGAGTAGTAAATTCACAACTACGTTGTCCCATTAAAGTAATTGAACTATGTTAAAAAAATGTCCACTTTTTTTCATTTACCAAATCACATTGCATAAGCCACCCCCAGGAGACCAGATTTTGTTACTTTAGAAATAAAAGTCGCACAACATTAAGTTACCTGAATCTTCCAAGCGAATTTAACCTCATTGCTGATATCCAAGTAGATGCTGAAGTCCAAGAGGTCTCTCACACGCTCATCGTACCTATATaccatagaaaaagaaaaaaaaatgtcaaaattttagaTTGTCAGATTCAAGATTGAAAAAATTTACAGATTAATTAGCTTAAACGAGAAGGGAAGTATGGTAAGACGACTGCATTTTTTACGCCTGATAATTGTAGCCAATCTATTTTCTTCATTGTTTCAATAAATGATGTTGAGGCCAGTGAATTTCAAGCACCATAGTATGAAGTATAGATAAAAATTTATTTGTATCCAGTATTTACATCAAGCTAATTTAATACTCTCTTCATTTCAAATTAGATGAGGTactactttcctttttagtttgttcaaaaataaatgacacatttctaaattcggaaataattcaactttaaactcttcattttacctattttacccccttaatgagaagcttttataaatACATAAATGTCATGGCCCACAAAGTTTTTATCCCTTAAGCTTTTAacaccacaagtttcaaaagtttcttttcttaaactctgtgccaaGTCAAACTGTCTCATCTAAATGGAGGGAGTATAAGACGTGTTTTTTTACACACATATTTATCACTTAATCATGGTGAAGTAATTCATGTGTCATTCGTACACGATATTTATCATTAAACTATGGTTAAGTGATTTATATTTGTACTTTAATTATTAACTGTTAACATTAAATTGTTTCGCATGGTATAAACACACGGATATGAGCAAGTATTTATCAAAGTTGAATATGTGCTTTAATGGTAGTACTTCCTTCTGGCCGGCTGAAACCACCAGCAAAACTACCAAAATAATGTTTCCCCACTCCAAGAGTTATAGAGTTCCTTAGTAAGGAAACTTGTACTACTGATtttatgcaaaatattgcaaTACCaaactttttattattattaaaaaaaacaagTAAATGAGGAATGGAATGGGCCCAAATGATTATAGAGGCCCATCATAAGAAGTGATAAAGATAACGTTAACTCCTCCACCATACATTTTGACAGCATCATATCGAATTATCGATCTCTCAACGGAGGAAGCATTTATCCTCATAATAACCGTCCATTTTATTCATCTTGGCTTaataaagaaaggaaaaacatTAGAAAATTTAAAAAGGAGATAAAGAGCTAGCGCGTGTCATTACAAGAGAATTCTCTTCACCATTGTCATTActgctttcttttttcttttgtctaTTTTGCTTTGGAAAAGGTGGAGGGGGTAGGGAGGTGAAGTAAGTTTAGTTACGCAAAAGACAAGAAGAAGTAAAGATTCTGAATACATGGAGGAACCAAGGCTTTTAATGTGTCAACTGTGTGCATGAGTGTGTTCAAAATACATTAGCATTTCTTCAAGAATATAATTATCAATCTTGAACTCAAGAATTTCACAGTAATATAGTACTCCATCGGCTTCATTATGTTCCAAGAAAAATGATACCTTTGAAACTtctttactttaaattttttgttTTACCTTTAATGATATATTCTTATATATAGTCAGAGAAAAATAACCTAACTACTTTGTTTAAAATCACGTACTTTTGGCAAGTGTCAGAATTCGTTCAGCTTAAATTACATGTCCAACCAAACACTACCATATACATAAAATGAAACGGAGAGAGTAATATAATGTATAGTACTTACATGGGGTGT
This region includes:
- the LOC104236540 gene encoding phosphoribulokinase, chloroplastic-like; its protein translation is MAVSTVYTAQSLNSTCSISTRSKSHLGFHQNQVIFYTKLRSTNRRSSSTSVITCSSADEKTVVIGLAADSGCGKSTFMRRLTSVFGGAAEPPRGGNPDSNTLISDMTTVICLDDYHSLDRTGRKEKGVTALDPRANDFDLMYEQVKAIKEGIAVEKPIYNHVSGLLDPPELIKPPKILVIEGLHPMYDERVRDLLDFSIYLDISNEVKFAWKIQRDMAERGHSLESIKASIEARKPDFDAYIDPQKQYADAVIEVLPTQLIPDDNEGKVLRVRMIMKEGVKNFNPVYLFDEGSTISWIPCGRKLTCSYPGIKFTYGPDTYFGNEVSVLEMDGQFDRLDELIYVESHLSNLSTKFYGEVTQQMLKHADFPGSNNGTGFFQTIVGLKIRDLYEQIVASRAAAPVQAAKA